One stretch of Armigeres subalbatus isolate Guangzhou_Male chromosome 2, GZ_Asu_2, whole genome shotgun sequence DNA includes these proteins:
- the LOC134208847 gene encoding uncharacterized protein LOC134208847: protein METFRPVKPFDTKVDQSQLATEWRKWKRSLEYYLAASGNTGQCEKRNQLLHLGGPDLQDIFDNLPGVHDVPHVTPDPPFYDVAIQQLDSHFQPCRRRTYERHVFRQISQLHGERFGDFVMRLRVQASRCDFDQEGGSVMESMIIDQIAEKCLSSALRKKILEKDRTLEEVVAIGKTIEDVEHQCKEMVQRDIEEKSAVVVNKVHQHIAHPSKNLFSNNRYHQPQANLRRQNFQNQSRFRFEAKRNWSAPGSQFSVTSAGGRQPNNDSRICFGCGRRGHLKNSPSCIAREAQCLKCRAVGHFAKWCTKRSSDDSAQDTPPSKRIKTVMENEENQKMYGNQEARTEKEQDIFFVMGGNVFRFKVGGIETVMTIDSGAAANIIDLKTWQMLQRCGAKVEFNPKVDRSFKAYGSSNPIGMLGMFVAEIEAAGNKVEATFYIASHGMQSLLGDETAKMLKVLKIGYNVGSVQETSAAFPKIKGVIVEIPINPDVRPVQQPYRRAPFALEDKIGEKLQYLMHQYIIERVQQPSAWVSPIVPVVKDNGDIRLCIDMRRANQAVIRETHPLPIIEELFGGINGAVLFSKLDIKEAYHQVEISERSRDITTFITKQGLFR from the coding sequence ATGGAGACTTTCAGACCGGTCAAACCATTTGATACAAAAGTAGACCAATCTCAGCTAGCAACGGAGTGGAGGAAGTGGAAGCGCAGTCTAGAGTACTACTTGGCAGCAAGTGGGAATACTGGCCAGTGTGAGAAGAGGAACCAGCTGCTGCATCTTGGGGGACCGGACTTGCAGGACATTTTTGATAACTTGCCCGGGGTTCATGATGTTCCGCACGTTACCCCGGATCCGCCCTTCTATGATGTAGCCATCCAACAACTTGACTCTCATTTCCAACCATGCAGACGCCGAACGTATGAAAGACACGTATTCCGGCAAATTTCACAACTTCAtggagaacgttttggagattTTGTGATGAGATTACGCGTTCAGGCTAGTCGGTGCGATTTTGATCAAGAAGGTGGCTCAGTAATGGAGAGCATGATTATTGATCAGATTGCCGAGAAATGCCTATCGTCGGCTCTTCGCAAGAAAATTCTGGAGAAGGATAGAACGCTTGAAGAAGTAGTGGCTATTGGAAAAACTATCGAGGATGTCGAGCATCAGTGTAAGGAAATGGTGCAAAGAGATATCGAAGAAAAATCCGCAGTCGTCGTGAACAAGGTTCATCAACATATCGCTCATCCATCGAAGAACCTCTTCTCGAACAACCGCTATCATCAGCCACAAGCGAATCTTCGtaggcaaaattttcaaaaccaaTCGCGATTCAGGTTCGAAGCCAAAAGAAATTGGTCGGCTCCGGGGAGTCAGTTCAGCGTAACATCAGCTGGAGGACGTCAACCAAACAACGACAGTAGAATTTGTTTTGGTTGTGGGCGACGTGGCCATCTTAAAAACAGTCCTTCCTGCATCGCTCGGGAAGCGCAATGCTTGAAATGCAGAGCTGTCGGTCATTTTGCAAAATGGTGCACAAAAAGGTCAAGCGATGATTCCGCTCAGGATACTCCACCTTCTAAGCGCATCAAGACAGTTATGGAAAACGAGGAAAATCAGAAAATGTACGGAAATCAGGAAGCTCGCACGGAAAAGGAACAAGATATCTTTTTCGTAATGGGTGGAAATGTATTCCGATTCAAAGTTGGAGGCATTGAGACTGTCATGACGATTGATTCTGGTGCCGCAGCAAATATTATCGACCTCAAAACATGGCAAATGTTACAGCGATGCGGAGCAAAAGTGGAATTCAACCCGAAAGTCGATCGGTCTTTTAAGGCTTATGGTTCTTCAAACCCTATTGGAATGCTAGGAATGTTTGTAGCTGAAATCGAGGCTGCTGGCAATAAGGTTGAAGCGACATTTTACATAGCAAGTCACGGAATGCAAAGCCTTCTGGGGGATGAAACAGCAAAGATGCTAAAGGTGCTGAAGATCGGGTATAATGTGGGGTCGGTCCAAGAAACTTCGGCCGCTTTTCCGAAGATTAAAGGAGTCATCGTGGAGATCCCGATCAACCCAGATGTTAGGCCAGTACAACAACCGTATCGCCGGGCTCCATTTGCATTGGAGGACAAAATTGGAGAGAAACTTCAATATTTGATGCATCAGTACATTATAGAGAGAGTACAGCAACCATCGGCATGGGTTTCCCCAATTGTACCAGTGGTAAAGGACAATGGTGACATTCGTCTGTGTATCGACATGCGCAGAGCTAATCAAGCTGTTATTAGGGAGACACACCCATTGCCAATAATCGAGGAACTATTCGGGGGAATAAACGGTGCGGTTCTATTTTCGAAGCTGGATATAAAGGAAGCTTATCATCAAGTGGAAATTTCCGAACGCTCAAGAGACATCACAACCTTTATAACAAAACAGGGATTATTCAGGTAA